A portion of the Scleropages formosus chromosome 15, fSclFor1.1, whole genome shotgun sequence genome contains these proteins:
- the tulp4b gene encoding tubby-related protein 4 isoform X2: MALDESGHSVGMLAALEHGPILCSDSNILCLSWKGRVPKSEKEKPVCRRRYYEEGWLATGNGRGVVGVTFTTSHCRRDRSTPQRVNFNLRGHNSEVVLVRWNEPFQKLATCDQDGGIFVWIQYEGRWSVELVNDRGAQVSDFTWSHDGTQALISYRDGFVLVGSVSGQRHWSSEINLESQITCGIWTPDDQQVLFGTADGQVIVMDCHGRMLAHVLLHELDGIISMSWNYPNFVMEDSSESDTDSDDHSKPQAHTQKPLLTVTFTSGNISLMNNYDDLSPVIIRSGLRDVVAQWCSQGDLLAVAGLERHSLPTDLACISLVKNVLVKFYNVHGEHIYTLETPAQRPITTVCWGHRDSRLFLACGPALHVVRVEHRVASLQLLCQQGIASVLREEKDVGKLNMPPRLCSYVTTAFIPTIKPPIPDPNNMRDFVSYPTAGNERLHCTMKRTDDSSDEGGPCYTLYLEYLGGLVPILKGRRISKLRPEFVIVDPKENFKADEVYGNSLISSMIDSCNCSDSSDNELNDDWVGKKSSKMSRGNKSPKLSRINIDARKSPKLSRAAQEISRSPRLPARKSSIGSPGLTRKEFPIDDISEHNYLAQVTSNIWGTKFKIVGLASFLPTNLGAVIYKTSLLHLQPRQMTIYLPEVRKISLDLMSLPVFNPNVFSEDEDDLPVTGPSGVADDNPPCTVNIPIAPIHSPAQAMSPTQSIGLVQSLLASQNVQLDVLTNATASAAAISGVPGHSQDAGAAQYNIPTRYPNPGQMIFSGLEMGRLLVGLQPPHQQQIQQHQRQPQHHQQQMQQHQQQMQQHQQQIQQQQQHIQQQQQQIQQQQHQQQLQQHQQMQQQAHQQMQQQAHQQMQQQAHQQMQQQQHQQMQQHQQMQQHQQIQQHQQIQQQHQQQMQQHQQQMLQHQQQMQQHQQQIQQQQQLQQHQQIQQQQQVKQKQQQKQQHFQHPLQHQQMQQQLQHQQMQQQLQQQQMKHRLQQQQLKLQQQQIQQQQQQIQQQIQEMRQQQQQVQQQHQQMQQQHQQMQQQHQQMQQLKLQIPLPPLSASHPQVALPQPQVVIQIPRFSDEHGLERREQEHQLKIKSPHSVPLLPEGDAMIFSGPLEISKMNPPPPYPGTVASAVSIGSASPSSSNTTQPHLDLCLKKDFLLYPVVSQYQTPVGYERITTFDSSGNVEEVCRPRTRLVYNSSMYPLQGPGSSATMRVTSEKKKVQLPYTSATLNRLTIPRYSIPSRDPPPYPDQASSARNPGPQLDAGLIHATLQRNPREGALKVPQISAKTLPTKSKVNRVLAASYHQRVSKGLHTCSQCSSNGSSTGANANGSGTSSSGNSNGITGGTILRPDFPLSSSAQLSTIVVHSNSTSPLTSQSSYNLLSPLENGRDRTEYINSAFTEDEELSQQCHLEKSIRHLTLGDVSLTLKRPPPYQWDASAAEEIWVPREQTALTAPAGPHKPPPIILNPDQHLNVSRLPFDLPPQSPTSLSAATFQSGYQIPLPFPPGAGYNGPSLQALQSTPQACPLKEVVAPLPFTQQEPTMVLPPGYPPNLANLSCCSLPPIYPGASSCTGLQLPPTPIHPWNIYSPCPPMQNSTDTLPSKSHQAVEKPKLSPAPPSDVQNHLSFSEAMAEASEALQEVLPLSESPMSQRADEFGKKSRRSLDSQGDEASVAAVAQGKGKKEGRVLGDFNTLMSSPSLSREKKKPKSQKEQQKAKKLNKTNEFQDSSESEPELFVSGDELMNQSQSGKKGWKSKRSPRTTNELEEIKCRKANEKEDRGLGSQGFVYVMANKQPLWNEATQVYQLDFGGRVTQESAKNFQIELEGRQVMQFGRIDGNAYILDFQYPFSAVQAFAVALANVTQRLK, translated from the exons ATGGCTCTGGATGAG TCTGGTCATTCAGTAGGGATGTTGGCAGCCCTGGAACATGGTCCCATCCTCTGCAGCGACTCCAACATCTTGTGCCTGTCGTGGAAAGGGCGGGTCCCCAAGAGTGAGAAGGAGAAGCCCGTGTGCCGAAGGAGGTACTATGAGGAGGGATGGCTTGCCACTGGAAATGGAAGGGGTGTCGTTGGGGTTACGTTCACGACCAGCCACTGTAGAAGGGACAGGAGCACTCCACAGCGGGTCAACTTCAATCTAAGGGGACACAACAGTGAG GTTGTTCTTGTCCGCTGGAACGAGCCCTTTCAGAAGCTGGCGACATGTGATCAGGATGGTGGAATATTTGTTTGGATCCAGTATGAGGGCCGCTGGTCTGTGGAGCTGGTGAACGATCGTGGCGCACAG GTGAGCGACTTCACTTGGTCGCATGATGGTACGCAGGCACTCATCTCCTACCGGGATGGCTTTGTGCTAGTCGGCTCAGTCAGTGGTCAGAGGCACTGGTCGTCAGAGATCAATCTTGAGAGCCAGATTACCTGTGGGATTTGGACCCCTGATGATCAGCAG GTTTTGTTCGGGACAGCGGATGGCCAGGTGATTGTCATGGACTGCCATGGCCGGATGCTCGCCCATGTCCTGCTCCACGAGCTGGATGGCATCATCAGCATGTCCTGGAACTACCCCAACTTCGTAATGGAGGACAGCAGTGAGAGTGACACTGATTCTGATGATCACAGCAAACCACAAG ctcaCACCCAGAAGCCCCTTCTCACAGTCACCTTCACGTCTGGGAACATCAGTTTAATGAACAACTATGATGACCTCTCCCCTGTCATCATCCGCTCAGGGCTTAGAG atgtggtggcgcagtggtgctcTCAGGGAGACCTCTTGGCTGTGGCTGGCCTGGAGAGGCACAGCCTTCCCACAGACCTGGCCTGCATCTCCCTTGTGAAGAATGTCCTTGTTAAGTTCTACAATGTCCATGGGGAGCATATCTACACTCTGGAGACACCTGCACAG CGGCCAATCACCACTGTGTGCTGGGGCCACCGTGACTCGCGGCTTTTTTTGGCATGTGGCCCGGCTCTGCATGTGGTGCGGGTGGAGCACCGGGTGGCTAGCCTGCAGCTGCTGTGCCAGCAGGGCATCGCCAGTGTCCTGCGTGAGGAGAAGGATGTTGGCAAACTCAACATGCCCCCCCGCCTCTGCTCCTATGTTACCACCGCCTTTATCCCTACAATCAAG CCTCCCATTCCTGACCCAAACAACATGCGTGACTTTGTGAGCTACCCCACTGCGGGCAATGAGCGGCTTCACTGCACCATGAAACGCACAGATGACAGCTCGGATGAGGGTGGGCCCTGCTACACTCTCTACCTGGAGTACCTAGGTGGGCTTGTGCCCATCCTAAAGGGCCGCCGCATCAGCAAACTGCGCCCGGAGTTTGTCATTGTGGACCCCAAAGAAAACTTCAAAGCAG ATGAGGTGTATGGAAACAGCCTGATTTCCTCGATGATCGACAGTTGTAATTGCTCAGATTCTAGCGACAATGAGCTTAACGATGACTGGGTTGGGAAGAAGTCATCCAAGATGTCAAGAGGAAACAAGTCACCCAAACTTTCTAG AATCAATATCGATGCAAGAAAATCCCCTAAGCTTTCCAGGGCTGCACAGGAAATATCTCGCTCACCACGGTTACCTGCACGGAAATCTTCCATTGGCTCCCCTGGTCTTACACGCAAAGAGTTTCCTATAGATGACATTTCTGAG cataattaccttgctcaggtgACATCTAATATTTGGGGCACCAAGTTTAAGATTGTTGGGCTTGCCTCCTTCTTGCCAACAAACCTTGGTGCAG ttataTACAAGACAAGTTTACTTCACCTTCAGCCACGACAGATGACCATTTACCTGCCAGAAGTGCGCAAGATTTCTCTCGACTTAATGAGTCTCCCTGTTTTTAATCCCAATGTCTTcagtgaggatgaggatgattTGCCAG TCACAGGTCCCTCTGGAGTAGCTGATGACAACCCTCCTTGTACGGTCAACATCCCCATCGCTCCTATCCATAGCCCTGCCCAGGCTATGTCTCCCACTCAGAGTATCGGGCTTGTACAATCCCTGTTAGCTAGTCAGAATGTTCAGCTTGATGTTCTAACCAATGCCACTGCCAGTGCAGCTGCCATTTCAGGAGTCCCTGGACACAGTCAGGATGCTGGGGCGGCACAATACAATATACCCACCAGGTACCCCAATCCTGGTCAAATGATCTTCAGTGGGTTAGAGATGGGACGTCTTCTAGTTGGGCTTCAGCCCCCTCATCAGCAGCAGATTCAGCAGCATCAACGTCAACCACAACATCATCAACAGCAAATGCAGCAGCATCAACAGCAAATGCAGCAGCATCAACAACAAAttcagcaacagcaacaacacattcagcagcagcaacagcaaatTCAGCAGCAACAGCATCAACAACAACTGCAACAGCATcaacaaatgcagcagcaaGCACATcaacaaatgcagcagcaaGCACATcaacaaatgcagcagcaaGCACATCAACaaatgcaacagcagcagcaccaacaaatgcagcagcaccaacaaatgcagcagcacCAACAAATTCAACAGCACCAACAAATTCAACAGCAGCACCAACAACAaatgcagcagcatcagcaacaAATGTTGCAACACCAACAACAAATGCAACAGCATCAGCAACAAattcagcagcagcaacagttACAGCAGCATCAACAaatacagcagcagcaacaggtgAAGCAGAAGCAGCAACAGAAGCAACAGCATTTTCAGCATCCGTTGCAGCATCAGCAAATGCAGCAACAGTTGCAACATCAGCAAATGCAGCAACAgctgcaacaacaacaaatgaaacatcGACTGCAGCAGCAACAGTTAAAGCTGCAACAACAGCAAAttcaacagcaacagcaacagatTCAGCAACAGATTCAAGagatgagacagcagcagcagcaagtgcaacagcagcatcagcaaATGCAACAGCAACACCAACAAATGCAACAGCAGCACCAACAGATGCAGCAGCTTAAGCTCCAAATTCCTCTGCCTCCACTGTCAGCTAGTCATCCACAGGTTGCTTTGCCTCAGCCTCAGGTTGTGATCCAGATCCCCCGCTTTTCTGATGAACACGGATTAGAGAGAAGAGAGCAAGAGCATCAGTTGAAAATCAAATCACCACACTCTGTCCCTCTCCTTCCCGAAGGCGATGCAATGATTTTCAGTGGCCCTCTGGAGATCAGCAAAATGAACCCGCCACCACCTTATCCAGGCACAGTAGCATCTGCAGTTTCAATAGGCTCTGCAagccccagcagcagcaacaccacCCAACCACACTTAGACCTTTGCCTAAAGAAGGACTTTTTGCTGTACCCAGTGGTTTCCCAGTACCAGACCCCTGTAGGCTATGAAAGGATAACAACTTTTGACAGTAGTGGAAAtgtggaggaggtgtgtcgTCCTCGCACACGGCTGGTATATAACTCAAGCATGTATCCTCTCCAGGGGCCGGGAAGTTCTGCTACTATGAGAGTAACTtctgagaagaagaaggtgCAGCTTCCATATACCTCTGCCACTCTTAATCGGCTCACAATACCACGGTACTCAATACCCAGCAGGGATCCACCGCCATATCCTGACCAGGCAAGTTCTGCACGGAATCCTGGCCCGCAGTTAGATGCTGGACTCATTCATGCCACACTACAGCGCAACCCCAGAGAAGGAGCCTTGAAAGTCCCTCAAATTTCTGCCAAAACTCTGCCTACGAAGTCCAAAGTAAACCGAGTTCTAGCAGCCTCCTACCATCAGAGGGTGTCCAAAGGCTTGCACACTTGTAGCCAGTGTAGTAGTAATGGAAGCAGCACTGGTGCAAATGCTAATGGCAGTGGAACTAGCAGCAGTGGCAATAGTAATGGTATTACAGGTGGAACTATACTGAGGCCAGATTTTCCACTTAGTAGTTCTGCCCAGCTAAGTACGATTGTTGTGCATTCTAACAGCACGTCACCTCTGACCTCGCAGTCCTCCTATAACTTGCTTAGTCCTCTGGAGAATGGCAGAGACAGGACAGAGTACATTAATTCTGCCTTTACAGAGGATGAGGAGCTGAGTCAACAGTGCCACTTGGAGAAGTCTATCCGCCACTTAACCCTGGGTGATGTCAGTCTAACGCTGAAACGACCCCCTCCTTACCAATGGGATGCTTCTGCAGCCGAGGAGATCTGGGTTCCTCGAGAACAAACAGCCTTAACAGCTCCTGCAGGGCCTCACAAACCACCGCCCATCATCCTCAACCCAGATCAGCACTTAAATGTGTCTCGGTTGCCCTTTGACCTTCCACCACAGTCTCCAACAAGTCTTAGTGCTGCCACATTCCAGTCAGGTTACCAGATCCCCTTACcctttcctccaggtgcagGTTATAACGGACCTTCGCTCCAGGCATTGCAGTCTACTCCACAGGCTTGTCCTCTCAAGGAGGTTGTGGCCCCTCTCCCCTTCACTCAGCAGGAGCCTACCATGGTCCTACCCCCTGGCTACCCACCAAATTTAGCCAACTTGTCCTGTTGTTCATTGCCACCTATCTATCCAGGTGCCAGCTCCTGCACTGGACTGCAGTTGCCCCCTACACCCATTCATCCTTGGAACATCTATAGCCCTTGCCCACCAATGCAAAATTCTACAGATACACTTCCCAGCAAATCCCACCAGGCAGTAGAGAAGCCAAAGCTCTCGCCTGCTCCTCCTTCAGATGTCCAAAATCACCTCAGTTTCTCAGAAGCCATGGCAGAAGCTAGTGAAGCGCTCCAGGAAGTGTTGCCTCTGAGTGAGAGCCCTATGTCTCAAAGGGCAGATGAGTTTGGCAAAAAGAGCCGTAGGAGTCTAGACAGCCAAGGAGATGAGGCCAGTGTTGCAGCCGTGGCTCAGGGCAAAGGGAAGAAAGAGGGCCGGGTCCttggggacttcaacactctgATGTCCAGTCCAAGCCTCAGCCGGGAGAAGAAGAAGCCCAAGAGCcagaaggagcagcagaaggCTAAAAAGCTGAACAAGACCAACGAGTTTCAGGACAGTTCTGAGAGTGAGCCGGAGTTGTTTGTCAGTGGAGATGAGCTCATGAATCAGAGCCAAAGTGGGAAGAAGGGCTGGAAGAGCAAGCGCAGCCCACGTACCACCAACGAGCTGGAGGAGATCAAGTGCCGTAAGGCTAATGAGAAAGAGGACAGAGGCCTGGGCAGTCAGGGTTTCGTGTATGTCATGGCTAACAAGCAGCCGCTGTGGAATGAGGCAACTCAAGTGTACCAGCTGGATTTTGGAGGAAGGGTCACGCAGGAGTCAGCTAAGAACTTCCAAATAGAGTTGGAAGGAAGACAA GTAATGCAGTTTGGCAGAATAGACGGCAACGCCTACATCCTGGACTTTCAGTACCCGTTCTCAGCAGTGCAGGCCTTCGCTGTGGCTCTTGCTAATGTCACCCAGCGGCTTAAATAA
- the tulp4b gene encoding tubby-related protein 4 isoform X1 translates to MMSRNNESGHSVGMLAALEHGPILCSDSNILCLSWKGRVPKSEKEKPVCRRRYYEEGWLATGNGRGVVGVTFTTSHCRRDRSTPQRVNFNLRGHNSEVVLVRWNEPFQKLATCDQDGGIFVWIQYEGRWSVELVNDRGAQVSDFTWSHDGTQALISYRDGFVLVGSVSGQRHWSSEINLESQITCGIWTPDDQQVLFGTADGQVIVMDCHGRMLAHVLLHELDGIISMSWNYPNFVMEDSSESDTDSDDHSKPQAHTQKPLLTVTFTSGNISLMNNYDDLSPVIIRSGLRDVVAQWCSQGDLLAVAGLERHSLPTDLACISLVKNVLVKFYNVHGEHIYTLETPAQRPITTVCWGHRDSRLFLACGPALHVVRVEHRVASLQLLCQQGIASVLREEKDVGKLNMPPRLCSYVTTAFIPTIKPPIPDPNNMRDFVSYPTAGNERLHCTMKRTDDSSDEGGPCYTLYLEYLGGLVPILKGRRISKLRPEFVIVDPKENFKADEVYGNSLISSMIDSCNCSDSSDNELNDDWVGKKSSKMSRGNKSPKLSRINIDARKSPKLSRAAQEISRSPRLPARKSSIGSPGLTRKEFPIDDISEHNYLAQVTSNIWGTKFKIVGLASFLPTNLGAVIYKTSLLHLQPRQMTIYLPEVRKISLDLMSLPVFNPNVFSEDEDDLPVTGPSGVADDNPPCTVNIPIAPIHSPAQAMSPTQSIGLVQSLLASQNVQLDVLTNATASAAAISGVPGHSQDAGAAQYNIPTRYPNPGQMIFSGLEMGRLLVGLQPPHQQQIQQHQRQPQHHQQQMQQHQQQMQQHQQQIQQQQQHIQQQQQQIQQQQHQQQLQQHQQMQQQAHQQMQQQAHQQMQQQAHQQMQQQQHQQMQQHQQMQQHQQIQQHQQIQQQHQQQMQQHQQQMLQHQQQMQQHQQQIQQQQQLQQHQQIQQQQQVKQKQQQKQQHFQHPLQHQQMQQQLQHQQMQQQLQQQQMKHRLQQQQLKLQQQQIQQQQQQIQQQIQEMRQQQQQVQQQHQQMQQQHQQMQQQHQQMQQLKLQIPLPPLSASHPQVALPQPQVVIQIPRFSDEHGLERREQEHQLKIKSPHSVPLLPEGDAMIFSGPLEISKMNPPPPYPGTVASAVSIGSASPSSSNTTQPHLDLCLKKDFLLYPVVSQYQTPVGYERITTFDSSGNVEEVCRPRTRLVYNSSMYPLQGPGSSATMRVTSEKKKVQLPYTSATLNRLTIPRYSIPSRDPPPYPDQASSARNPGPQLDAGLIHATLQRNPREGALKVPQISAKTLPTKSKVNRVLAASYHQRVSKGLHTCSQCSSNGSSTGANANGSGTSSSGNSNGITGGTILRPDFPLSSSAQLSTIVVHSNSTSPLTSQSSYNLLSPLENGRDRTEYINSAFTEDEELSQQCHLEKSIRHLTLGDVSLTLKRPPPYQWDASAAEEIWVPREQTALTAPAGPHKPPPIILNPDQHLNVSRLPFDLPPQSPTSLSAATFQSGYQIPLPFPPGAGYNGPSLQALQSTPQACPLKEVVAPLPFTQQEPTMVLPPGYPPNLANLSCCSLPPIYPGASSCTGLQLPPTPIHPWNIYSPCPPMQNSTDTLPSKSHQAVEKPKLSPAPPSDVQNHLSFSEAMAEASEALQEVLPLSESPMSQRADEFGKKSRRSLDSQGDEASVAAVAQGKGKKEGRVLGDFNTLMSSPSLSREKKKPKSQKEQQKAKKLNKTNEFQDSSESEPELFVSGDELMNQSQSGKKGWKSKRSPRTTNELEEIKCRKANEKEDRGLGSQGFVYVMANKQPLWNEATQVYQLDFGGRVTQESAKNFQIELEGRQVMQFGRIDGNAYILDFQYPFSAVQAFAVALANVTQRLK, encoded by the exons ATGATGTCCAGAAATAATGAA TCTGGTCATTCAGTAGGGATGTTGGCAGCCCTGGAACATGGTCCCATCCTCTGCAGCGACTCCAACATCTTGTGCCTGTCGTGGAAAGGGCGGGTCCCCAAGAGTGAGAAGGAGAAGCCCGTGTGCCGAAGGAGGTACTATGAGGAGGGATGGCTTGCCACTGGAAATGGAAGGGGTGTCGTTGGGGTTACGTTCACGACCAGCCACTGTAGAAGGGACAGGAGCACTCCACAGCGGGTCAACTTCAATCTAAGGGGACACAACAGTGAG GTTGTTCTTGTCCGCTGGAACGAGCCCTTTCAGAAGCTGGCGACATGTGATCAGGATGGTGGAATATTTGTTTGGATCCAGTATGAGGGCCGCTGGTCTGTGGAGCTGGTGAACGATCGTGGCGCACAG GTGAGCGACTTCACTTGGTCGCATGATGGTACGCAGGCACTCATCTCCTACCGGGATGGCTTTGTGCTAGTCGGCTCAGTCAGTGGTCAGAGGCACTGGTCGTCAGAGATCAATCTTGAGAGCCAGATTACCTGTGGGATTTGGACCCCTGATGATCAGCAG GTTTTGTTCGGGACAGCGGATGGCCAGGTGATTGTCATGGACTGCCATGGCCGGATGCTCGCCCATGTCCTGCTCCACGAGCTGGATGGCATCATCAGCATGTCCTGGAACTACCCCAACTTCGTAATGGAGGACAGCAGTGAGAGTGACACTGATTCTGATGATCACAGCAAACCACAAG ctcaCACCCAGAAGCCCCTTCTCACAGTCACCTTCACGTCTGGGAACATCAGTTTAATGAACAACTATGATGACCTCTCCCCTGTCATCATCCGCTCAGGGCTTAGAG atgtggtggcgcagtggtgctcTCAGGGAGACCTCTTGGCTGTGGCTGGCCTGGAGAGGCACAGCCTTCCCACAGACCTGGCCTGCATCTCCCTTGTGAAGAATGTCCTTGTTAAGTTCTACAATGTCCATGGGGAGCATATCTACACTCTGGAGACACCTGCACAG CGGCCAATCACCACTGTGTGCTGGGGCCACCGTGACTCGCGGCTTTTTTTGGCATGTGGCCCGGCTCTGCATGTGGTGCGGGTGGAGCACCGGGTGGCTAGCCTGCAGCTGCTGTGCCAGCAGGGCATCGCCAGTGTCCTGCGTGAGGAGAAGGATGTTGGCAAACTCAACATGCCCCCCCGCCTCTGCTCCTATGTTACCACCGCCTTTATCCCTACAATCAAG CCTCCCATTCCTGACCCAAACAACATGCGTGACTTTGTGAGCTACCCCACTGCGGGCAATGAGCGGCTTCACTGCACCATGAAACGCACAGATGACAGCTCGGATGAGGGTGGGCCCTGCTACACTCTCTACCTGGAGTACCTAGGTGGGCTTGTGCCCATCCTAAAGGGCCGCCGCATCAGCAAACTGCGCCCGGAGTTTGTCATTGTGGACCCCAAAGAAAACTTCAAAGCAG ATGAGGTGTATGGAAACAGCCTGATTTCCTCGATGATCGACAGTTGTAATTGCTCAGATTCTAGCGACAATGAGCTTAACGATGACTGGGTTGGGAAGAAGTCATCCAAGATGTCAAGAGGAAACAAGTCACCCAAACTTTCTAG AATCAATATCGATGCAAGAAAATCCCCTAAGCTTTCCAGGGCTGCACAGGAAATATCTCGCTCACCACGGTTACCTGCACGGAAATCTTCCATTGGCTCCCCTGGTCTTACACGCAAAGAGTTTCCTATAGATGACATTTCTGAG cataattaccttgctcaggtgACATCTAATATTTGGGGCACCAAGTTTAAGATTGTTGGGCTTGCCTCCTTCTTGCCAACAAACCTTGGTGCAG ttataTACAAGACAAGTTTACTTCACCTTCAGCCACGACAGATGACCATTTACCTGCCAGAAGTGCGCAAGATTTCTCTCGACTTAATGAGTCTCCCTGTTTTTAATCCCAATGTCTTcagtgaggatgaggatgattTGCCAG TCACAGGTCCCTCTGGAGTAGCTGATGACAACCCTCCTTGTACGGTCAACATCCCCATCGCTCCTATCCATAGCCCTGCCCAGGCTATGTCTCCCACTCAGAGTATCGGGCTTGTACAATCCCTGTTAGCTAGTCAGAATGTTCAGCTTGATGTTCTAACCAATGCCACTGCCAGTGCAGCTGCCATTTCAGGAGTCCCTGGACACAGTCAGGATGCTGGGGCGGCACAATACAATATACCCACCAGGTACCCCAATCCTGGTCAAATGATCTTCAGTGGGTTAGAGATGGGACGTCTTCTAGTTGGGCTTCAGCCCCCTCATCAGCAGCAGATTCAGCAGCATCAACGTCAACCACAACATCATCAACAGCAAATGCAGCAGCATCAACAGCAAATGCAGCAGCATCAACAACAAAttcagcaacagcaacaacacattcagcagcagcaacagcaaatTCAGCAGCAACAGCATCAACAACAACTGCAACAGCATcaacaaatgcagcagcaaGCACATcaacaaatgcagcagcaaGCACATcaacaaatgcagcagcaaGCACATCAACaaatgcaacagcagcagcaccaacaaatgcagcagcaccaacaaatgcagcagcacCAACAAATTCAACAGCACCAACAAATTCAACAGCAGCACCAACAACAaatgcagcagcatcagcaacaAATGTTGCAACACCAACAACAAATGCAACAGCATCAGCAACAAattcagcagcagcaacagttACAGCAGCATCAACAaatacagcagcagcaacaggtgAAGCAGAAGCAGCAACAGAAGCAACAGCATTTTCAGCATCCGTTGCAGCATCAGCAAATGCAGCAACAGTTGCAACATCAGCAAATGCAGCAACAgctgcaacaacaacaaatgaaacatcGACTGCAGCAGCAACAGTTAAAGCTGCAACAACAGCAAAttcaacagcaacagcaacagatTCAGCAACAGATTCAAGagatgagacagcagcagcagcaagtgcaacagcagcatcagcaaATGCAACAGCAACACCAACAAATGCAACAGCAGCACCAACAGATGCAGCAGCTTAAGCTCCAAATTCCTCTGCCTCCACTGTCAGCTAGTCATCCACAGGTTGCTTTGCCTCAGCCTCAGGTTGTGATCCAGATCCCCCGCTTTTCTGATGAACACGGATTAGAGAGAAGAGAGCAAGAGCATCAGTTGAAAATCAAATCACCACACTCTGTCCCTCTCCTTCCCGAAGGCGATGCAATGATTTTCAGTGGCCCTCTGGAGATCAGCAAAATGAACCCGCCACCACCTTATCCAGGCACAGTAGCATCTGCAGTTTCAATAGGCTCTGCAagccccagcagcagcaacaccacCCAACCACACTTAGACCTTTGCCTAAAGAAGGACTTTTTGCTGTACCCAGTGGTTTCCCAGTACCAGACCCCTGTAGGCTATGAAAGGATAACAACTTTTGACAGTAGTGGAAAtgtggaggaggtgtgtcgTCCTCGCACACGGCTGGTATATAACTCAAGCATGTATCCTCTCCAGGGGCCGGGAAGTTCTGCTACTATGAGAGTAACTtctgagaagaagaaggtgCAGCTTCCATATACCTCTGCCACTCTTAATCGGCTCACAATACCACGGTACTCAATACCCAGCAGGGATCCACCGCCATATCCTGACCAGGCAAGTTCTGCACGGAATCCTGGCCCGCAGTTAGATGCTGGACTCATTCATGCCACACTACAGCGCAACCCCAGAGAAGGAGCCTTGAAAGTCCCTCAAATTTCTGCCAAAACTCTGCCTACGAAGTCCAAAGTAAACCGAGTTCTAGCAGCCTCCTACCATCAGAGGGTGTCCAAAGGCTTGCACACTTGTAGCCAGTGTAGTAGTAATGGAAGCAGCACTGGTGCAAATGCTAATGGCAGTGGAACTAGCAGCAGTGGCAATAGTAATGGTATTACAGGTGGAACTATACTGAGGCCAGATTTTCCACTTAGTAGTTCTGCCCAGCTAAGTACGATTGTTGTGCATTCTAACAGCACGTCACCTCTGACCTCGCAGTCCTCCTATAACTTGCTTAGTCCTCTGGAGAATGGCAGAGACAGGACAGAGTACATTAATTCTGCCTTTACAGAGGATGAGGAGCTGAGTCAACAGTGCCACTTGGAGAAGTCTATCCGCCACTTAACCCTGGGTGATGTCAGTCTAACGCTGAAACGACCCCCTCCTTACCAATGGGATGCTTCTGCAGCCGAGGAGATCTGGGTTCCTCGAGAACAAACAGCCTTAACAGCTCCTGCAGGGCCTCACAAACCACCGCCCATCATCCTCAACCCAGATCAGCACTTAAATGTGTCTCGGTTGCCCTTTGACCTTCCACCACAGTCTCCAACAAGTCTTAGTGCTGCCACATTCCAGTCAGGTTACCAGATCCCCTTACcctttcctccaggtgcagGTTATAACGGACCTTCGCTCCAGGCATTGCAGTCTACTCCACAGGCTTGTCCTCTCAAGGAGGTTGTGGCCCCTCTCCCCTTCACTCAGCAGGAGCCTACCATGGTCCTACCCCCTGGCTACCCACCAAATTTAGCCAACTTGTCCTGTTGTTCATTGCCACCTATCTATCCAGGTGCCAGCTCCTGCACTGGACTGCAGTTGCCCCCTACACCCATTCATCCTTGGAACATCTATAGCCCTTGCCCACCAATGCAAAATTCTACAGATACACTTCCCAGCAAATCCCACCAGGCAGTAGAGAAGCCAAAGCTCTCGCCTGCTCCTCCTTCAGATGTCCAAAATCACCTCAGTTTCTCAGAAGCCATGGCAGAAGCTAGTGAAGCGCTCCAGGAAGTGTTGCCTCTGAGTGAGAGCCCTATGTCTCAAAGGGCAGATGAGTTTGGCAAAAAGAGCCGTAGGAGTCTAGACAGCCAAGGAGATGAGGCCAGTGTTGCAGCCGTGGCTCAGGGCAAAGGGAAGAAAGAGGGCCGGGTCCttggggacttcaacactctgATGTCCAGTCCAAGCCTCAGCCGGGAGAAGAAGAAGCCCAAGAGCcagaaggagcagcagaaggCTAAAAAGCTGAACAAGACCAACGAGTTTCAGGACAGTTCTGAGAGTGAGCCGGAGTTGTTTGTCAGTGGAGATGAGCTCATGAATCAGAGCCAAAGTGGGAAGAAGGGCTGGAAGAGCAAGCGCAGCCCACGTACCACCAACGAGCTGGAGGAGATCAAGTGCCGTAAGGCTAATGAGAAAGAGGACAGAGGCCTGGGCAGTCAGGGTTTCGTGTATGTCATGGCTAACAAGCAGCCGCTGTGGAATGAGGCAACTCAAGTGTACCAGCTGGATTTTGGAGGAAGGGTCACGCAGGAGTCAGCTAAGAACTTCCAAATAGAGTTGGAAGGAAGACAA GTAATGCAGTTTGGCAGAATAGACGGCAACGCCTACATCCTGGACTTTCAGTACCCGTTCTCAGCAGTGCAGGCCTTCGCTGTGGCTCTTGCTAATGTCACCCAGCGGCTTAAATAA